Proteins encoded within one genomic window of Bacillus thermozeamaize:
- a CDS encoding fatty-acid--CoA ligase, translated as MMDYPLLLKSILYRAKTIFPEKEIVSRDYSGIFRYTYADMYKRVCRLANALDRLGVKEGEHIGTFAWNNHRHLELYFAVPCSKRVLHTVNIRLFKEQLIYVINHAEDRILFVDEDLLPLIEDIHSELKTVHTYVVMTDKRNLPQTSLPNVYLYEDLLAGESDQYDFPTFDEWTPAILGYTTATTGMPKGVMYTHRGLYLHCLSVLVGELGTDEKDVTMPIVPMFHVNAWGRPFSDTWVGAKQVYPGSRPQPQDFCELIHNERVTFSAGVPTIWMGILNHVLQNPGKYDFSCVRIFMSGGSALPQSLTEAYQRHLGVKLYQGYGQTETSPVTFVNVPKSWMEDLSDEEKFRLRTKTGLLLPGLEMRIVNEQGQEVARDGKEMGELLLRGPWVLKEYYKDPEKTREAFVDGWFRTGDIVTIDENGYIQVMDRTKDLIKSGGEWISSVDLENLIMAHPQVAEAAVIGIPHEKWQERPLACVALKPEAKGKVTKEDIIKFLEDKVAKWWLPDDVVFVDEIPKTSVGKFSKKTLREQYEQGILTS; from the coding sequence ATGATGGATTACCCTCTCTTGTTGAAAAGCATTCTTTATCGAGCTAAAACGATCTTTCCGGAAAAAGAGATCGTCTCTCGCGACTACTCCGGTATTTTTCGGTATACGTATGCCGACATGTACAAGCGGGTTTGCCGGCTGGCCAATGCCCTGGACAGGCTGGGGGTCAAAGAGGGTGAACACATCGGCACTTTTGCCTGGAACAACCACCGGCATCTGGAGTTGTATTTTGCAGTGCCTTGCAGCAAACGGGTGTTACATACGGTGAACATTCGACTGTTCAAGGAACAGTTGATCTATGTGATCAATCACGCGGAGGATCGGATCCTGTTTGTCGACGAGGATTTGCTCCCGCTGATTGAAGACATACACAGCGAACTGAAAACGGTTCATACCTATGTGGTCATGACCGACAAACGGAACCTGCCGCAGACCAGCCTGCCCAATGTCTATCTGTATGAGGATTTGCTGGCAGGAGAAAGCGATCAGTATGATTTTCCCACCTTTGATGAATGGACGCCTGCCATTCTCGGATATACGACAGCCACGACCGGGATGCCGAAAGGCGTGATGTATACGCATCGCGGGCTGTACTTGCATTGCCTCAGCGTCCTGGTTGGGGAACTGGGAACGGATGAGAAGGACGTGACCATGCCCATTGTTCCCATGTTTCATGTCAATGCCTGGGGACGGCCCTTTTCTGATACCTGGGTTGGCGCCAAGCAGGTATATCCGGGAAGCAGGCCGCAACCGCAGGATTTCTGCGAGCTGATCCATAACGAAAGAGTCACTTTCAGCGCAGGGGTGCCTACCATTTGGATGGGGATACTCAACCATGTCTTGCAAAACCCGGGCAAATACGATTTCAGCTGTGTCCGTATCTTCATGTCCGGCGGTTCCGCCCTGCCGCAGTCTTTGACGGAAGCCTATCAGCGTCACCTCGGGGTCAAGCTTTATCAGGGCTATGGTCAGACGGAAACTTCGCCGGTGACCTTTGTGAACGTGCCGAAGTCTTGGATGGAAGATCTTTCTGATGAGGAGAAGTTCCGTCTGCGGACGAAAACCGGACTTTTGCTGCCTGGACTGGAAATGCGGATTGTCAATGAGCAGGGCCAGGAGGTGGCACGGGATGGAAAAGAAATGGGCGAATTGTTGCTCCGTGGCCCGTGGGTTTTGAAGGAATATTACAAGGATCCTGAAAAGACAAGGGAGGCTTTTGTCGACGGGTGGTTCCGCACGGGCGATATTGTGACCATTGACGAAAATGGGTATATCCAGGTCATGGATCGGACAAAAGATCTGATCAAAAGTGGCGGGGAATGGATTTCTTCCGTCGACCTGGAAAACCTGATCATGGCCCATCCGCAAGTAGCCGAAGCAGCCGTGATCGGGATTCCGCACGAAAAATGGCAGGAAAGGCCGCTTGCCTGTGTGGCTTTGAAGCCTGAAGCGAAAGGGAAAGTGACGAAAGAGGACATCATCAAGTTCCTGGAGGACAAGGTGGCCAAATGGTGGCTGCCTGACGATGTGGTGTTTGTCGATGAGATCCCGAAAACCAGTGTCGGGAAGTTTTCGAAGAAGACCTTGCGTGAACAGTATGAACAAGGAATCCTGACCAGCTGA
- a CDS encoding ABC transporter permease — translation MRISVAKRYGTLALLAIAILFPLVVQREYFIYVMTLGYIWAISVYGMNLLAGYTGQLSLAHAGFFAIGAYATGILTVKAHVPFWPALLLGCIITAIIGFFVGLISLRTKEHYFAIFTLCVGFILFLLIERWDELTEGVRGLIGIPYPGAIGPITFESVTSQYYLVLFFLVLTIFVIYRIVNSLVGRSFIAIRNSEELAQTIGIHLMKNKLLSFVISTFFAGLAGGLYASFVRFLGPGIGNITVTFDMLTYLLVGGIGSMAGPLIGTLLITWITQSLQFLQDYRMIIFGPILVLLIIYMPYGIVGAARTLWAKYKLRKALPPEMKAPAVKESLQQVQEGSKS, via the coding sequence ATGCGCATATCTGTCGCAAAAAGATACGGAACACTCGCTCTACTGGCCATTGCCATTTTATTCCCGCTTGTCGTTCAGAGAGAATATTTCATCTACGTCATGACGCTTGGTTATATTTGGGCGATCAGTGTATACGGGATGAATTTGCTGGCCGGGTATACAGGACAGTTGAGCCTCGCCCATGCCGGTTTCTTTGCCATCGGAGCCTATGCAACCGGGATTCTCACGGTCAAGGCCCACGTGCCTTTCTGGCCGGCGCTTCTTCTGGGTTGTATCATCACAGCCATCATCGGTTTTTTTGTCGGCTTGATCTCCTTGCGAACAAAAGAACATTACTTTGCCATTTTTACCCTGTGCGTTGGCTTTATTCTCTTCTTGCTCATCGAACGTTGGGATGAACTGACGGAGGGGGTGCGCGGCCTGATTGGCATCCCTTATCCCGGAGCCATCGGACCGATTACCTTTGAAAGCGTGACATCCCAATATTACCTGGTCCTTTTCTTTCTCGTCCTGACGATTTTTGTCATCTACCGCATCGTCAATTCACTGGTCGGACGAAGCTTTATCGCGATTCGGAACAGTGAAGAACTGGCCCAAACCATCGGCATCCACTTGATGAAAAACAAACTGCTTTCATTTGTCATTTCCACCTTTTTTGCGGGATTGGCCGGAGGGTTGTACGCTTCGTTCGTTCGTTTCCTCGGGCCGGGGATTGGCAATATTACAGTGACGTTTGACATGCTTACCTACTTGCTGGTAGGCGGAATCGGTTCGATGGCCGGTCCGCTCATCGGCACGCTGCTAATCACTTGGATCACGCAATCGCTGCAATTTCTGCAGGATTACCGGATGATCATTTTCGGACCGATACTCGTGCTGCTGATCATTTATATGCCGTACGGGATTGTCGGCGCTGCCCGCACCCTGTGGGCCAAGTACAAGCTGCGCAAGGCGTTGCCACCTGAGATGAAAGCTCCTGCGGTGAAGGAGTCACTTCAACAAGTTCAAGAAGGATCAAAATCATAG
- the livF gene encoding branched-chain amino acid ABC transporter ATP-binding protein (with LivGHMJ and LivGHMK is part of the high-affinity branched-chain amino acid transport system; LivFGHMK is specific for the transport of leucine, while LivFGHMJ is a transporter for leucine, isoleucine, and valine) translates to MLTIRQLEVKYGAYRALNGIDLEVRPGELVVLLGANGAGKSTIFRTISGLQKPSAGEIRFGDQVISRLPADRIVRMGIVQCPEGRKLFPMMSVYKNLLLGAYVHRKNKQMIKEKLEYIYELFPILKERSGQAAGSLSGGQQQMLAIGRALMSDPKLLLLDEPSLGLAPLIVQQMFEVIQKINRDGTMILLAEQNAHAALKIAHRGYVIENGTIVMQGSAAELLHNDQVRQAYLGA, encoded by the coding sequence ATGCTGACAATCAGGCAACTTGAGGTAAAATACGGGGCTTACCGGGCGCTAAATGGCATCGACCTTGAGGTGCGTCCGGGCGAACTGGTCGTCCTTTTGGGAGCCAATGGGGCAGGCAAAAGCACCATCTTTCGTACAATTAGCGGACTTCAGAAGCCGTCTGCAGGGGAGATCCGCTTTGGGGATCAGGTGATTAGCCGGCTGCCGGCAGACCGCATTGTGCGGATGGGGATCGTCCAGTGTCCGGAGGGACGAAAACTGTTCCCGATGATGTCCGTGTATAAAAACCTGTTGTTGGGAGCTTACGTTCATCGCAAGAACAAACAAATGATAAAGGAAAAACTGGAGTATATTTATGAGCTGTTTCCGATTCTGAAGGAGCGTTCAGGCCAGGCGGCCGGTTCGCTCAGCGGCGGGCAGCAACAGATGCTGGCCATCGGCCGCGCCTTGATGTCAGACCCGAAGCTGTTGCTGTTGGATGAACCTTCCCTGGGTCTGGCGCCGTTGATCGTTCAGCAGATGTTTGAGGTGATTCAGAAGATCAACCGGGATGGAACCATGATTTTGCTTGCCGAGCAGAATGCGCATGCGGCACTGAAGATCGCTCACAGGGGTTATGTTATTGAAAACGGTACCATCGTCATGCAGGGCAGCGCAGCGGAATTGCTGCACAACGACCAGGTTCGGCAAGCTTACCTGGGAGCATAG
- a CDS encoding ethanolamine utilization protein EutJ: protein MKGLKKGLFSAFVFLMILSLAACGGNAAPTNTGTTGEQENEGGNAGGGSEVVTIGYSGPLSGGAAFYGKNVQSGLELAIEEINNAGGIEVGGKKVTFKLESLDDKYQPSETAANAKRLAQEFKAPVVFIPHSGGIFAAQQFNEQDKFLIAAYTSEPKITETGNKLTMRIPPKYDGYIEPFIKYQMERFGKKVALVPGTHAYAKDWTALFKPAWEAAGGEVVAENPMDYNTETDFTSGVSKALSKKPDVLFVGGPSEPTAMVVKAAREQGFKGGFAIMDQAKLEEMAAVLGGYEPLEGAIGTLPLILSDAPGVKGFVEKYKSKYNKDPGSEAGLNYMAMFIIAKAMEAAGTTTDAEAIHSHIQEAIDNLDDAHRLYYITGIDDAGGLVHDVRIAAVENGQVKAIPINK from the coding sequence ATGAAAGGATTGAAAAAAGGGTTATTTTCCGCATTCGTTTTCTTGATGATACTTTCTCTGGCGGCCTGCGGTGGCAATGCTGCGCCCACCAATACAGGCACGACAGGAGAACAAGAAAATGAAGGCGGCAACGCCGGCGGCGGTTCTGAAGTGGTCACCATTGGCTACAGCGGCCCGCTGAGCGGTGGTGCAGCCTTTTACGGGAAAAACGTGCAGAGCGGCCTTGAGCTTGCGATTGAAGAGATAAACAATGCCGGTGGCATTGAGGTTGGCGGCAAGAAGGTGACCTTTAAATTGGAATCGCTGGACGACAAGTACCAGCCCAGTGAAACGGCAGCCAACGCCAAGCGCCTGGCTCAGGAATTCAAGGCACCGGTCGTTTTTATACCCCACAGCGGCGGGATTTTTGCGGCCCAGCAATTCAATGAGCAGGACAAGTTCCTGATTGCGGCTTACACCAGCGAGCCGAAAATCACGGAAACGGGAAATAAGCTGACCATGCGCATTCCGCCAAAGTATGACGGTTATATCGAGCCGTTCATCAAATATCAGATGGAGCGCTTCGGCAAAAAAGTGGCTCTCGTCCCGGGGACGCATGCCTATGCCAAGGATTGGACGGCGCTCTTCAAGCCGGCATGGGAGGCCGCCGGCGGTGAAGTGGTGGCGGAGAACCCAATGGACTACAACACGGAAACAGACTTTACGAGCGGCGTGAGCAAAGCGTTGAGCAAGAAGCCGGATGTGTTGTTTGTCGGAGGACCTTCCGAACCGACAGCGATGGTCGTCAAGGCGGCCCGCGAACAAGGGTTCAAGGGAGGCTTTGCCATCATGGATCAGGCAAAGCTGGAGGAAATGGCAGCCGTATTGGGCGGGTATGAGCCGCTGGAAGGCGCCATTGGCACGTTGCCTCTGATTCTCAGCGACGCGCCTGGCGTAAAAGGCTTTGTCGAGAAATACAAGAGCAAATACAACAAAGATCCGGGTTCTGAAGCCGGTCTGAACTACATGGCGATGTTCATCATTGCCAAGGCGATGGAAGCGGCGGGAACGACGACCGACGCCGAGGCGATACACAGCCACATCCAGGAAGCCATTGACAATCTCGATGATGCGCATCGCTTGTACTACATTACAGGCATTGACGACGCCGGCGGATTGGTGCATGATGTGCGGATTGCAGCGGTTGAAAATGGCCAAGTGAAAGCGATTCCGATTAATAAGTAA
- a CDS encoding branched-chain amino acid aminotransferase: MWIYLNGEFVPKNEAKVSVFDHGFLYGDGIFEGIRCYQGNVFRLDDHLKRLYESALSIMLEIPLSYEEMKEAVLETVRKNRLQDAYIRLIVSRGEGDLGLDPRSCPQAQVIIIAGQIKLYPQELYDNGMEVVTIPTRRNVPDALNPKIKSLNYLNNILAKIEATRAGVMEALMLNTEGYVCECTGDNIFIVKNGRVITPPTYLGALDGITRRVIMDICRDQGIECAEEPFTRHDVFVADECFLTGTAAEVIPVTKLDGRKIGTGMPGPLTKQLIAEFRKRVTVEGTPVYP; the protein is encoded by the coding sequence ATGTGGATTTATTTGAACGGAGAATTTGTTCCCAAAAACGAAGCAAAAGTTTCGGTATTTGATCACGGATTTTTATACGGGGATGGCATTTTTGAGGGGATTCGGTGTTATCAAGGGAATGTATTCCGGCTGGATGATCACTTGAAGCGGCTGTACGAATCCGCCCTTTCAATCATGCTGGAGATTCCCTTGAGCTATGAGGAGATGAAGGAAGCGGTACTGGAGACCGTTCGGAAAAACCGGTTGCAGGATGCATATATCCGGCTGATCGTCTCTCGTGGCGAGGGAGATTTGGGTCTGGATCCGAGGAGTTGCCCACAGGCGCAGGTCATCATCATCGCGGGACAAATCAAATTGTATCCGCAAGAGCTTTATGATAACGGGATGGAAGTGGTCACCATTCCCACGCGGCGCAATGTCCCCGATGCCTTGAACCCGAAAATCAAGTCACTGAACTACTTGAACAACATTTTAGCCAAAATCGAGGCCACCAGGGCCGGCGTCATGGAAGCCCTGATGCTCAATACGGAAGGATATGTCTGTGAATGCACGGGTGACAATATTTTCATCGTAAAAAATGGCCGGGTGATTACCCCGCCTACCTATCTCGGGGCCCTGGATGGAATCACGCGGAGAGTGATCATGGATATTTGCAGGGATCAGGGGATCGAATGTGCAGAAGAGCCCTTTACGCGTCATGATGTGTTTGTGGCGGATGAGTGTTTCCTGACGGGCACGGCTGCCGAAGTGATCCCGGTGACAAAGCTGGATGGTCGCAAAATCGGCACTGGTATGCCTGGACCTCTGACGAAGCAGTTGATCGCTGAGTTTCGCAAACGGGTTACGGTTGAAGGGACACCAGTCTACCCGTAA
- the livG gene encoding high-affinity branched-chain amino acid ABC transporter ATP-binding protein LivG (Part of the ABC transporter complexes LivFGHMJ and LivFGHMK involved in the high-affinity transport of branched-chain amino acids; LivFGHMK is specific for the transport of leucine, while LivFGHMJ is a transporter for leucine, isoleucine, and valine), with translation MLLQVEKLTKRFGGLVAVNEVDLTVEKGKITAIIGPNGAGKSTFFNLISGFFPPTSGRIRFQDQDITRMRPDQVARLGIARTFQTTHLFEQATVLDNIIVGYRLRTRSGLWDAIFRTPRLKKEERESREKAYEALEFVGLTGMADRLVADIPQEAKKRVAIALAMATQPSLVLLDEPAGGINPEETDGLAELIRKMVQSGLTICLVEHKMKMIMNLADKIMVLNHGTKIAEGTPEEIQKNPAVIEAYLGGGADADNQAT, from the coding sequence ATGTTGCTGCAAGTTGAGAAACTGACAAAGCGGTTTGGCGGATTGGTGGCTGTCAATGAAGTGGATCTTACGGTAGAAAAGGGAAAGATTACGGCCATTATCGGTCCGAACGGCGCGGGAAAGTCCACTTTCTTCAATCTGATCAGCGGCTTTTTCCCGCCAACATCGGGACGGATTCGCTTTCAGGATCAGGACATTACCCGGATGCGGCCCGATCAGGTGGCCCGCCTGGGGATCGCCCGCACGTTCCAGACCACGCATCTTTTCGAACAGGCTACGGTATTGGACAACATCATTGTCGGCTACCGGTTAAGAACCCGTTCAGGACTGTGGGATGCCATCTTCCGCACGCCTCGTCTGAAGAAAGAGGAACGGGAGAGCCGGGAAAAGGCGTACGAAGCGCTGGAGTTTGTCGGTCTGACAGGGATGGCCGACCGGCTCGTTGCAGACATCCCGCAGGAAGCGAAGAAACGGGTGGCAATCGCCCTGGCGATGGCGACACAGCCTTCCCTCGTATTGCTCGACGAGCCCGCCGGCGGGATTAACCCGGAGGAGACGGATGGACTGGCCGAACTGATCCGCAAGATGGTCCAATCCGGTTTGACGATTTGCCTGGTCGAGCACAAGATGAAAATGATTATGAACCTGGCAGACAAGATCATGGTTCTCAATCACGGGACCAAGATTGCAGAGGGGACGCCAGAGGAAATCCAAAAAAATCCTGCGGTCATTGAAGCCTATTTGGGAGGTGGTGCGGATGCTGACAATCAGGCAACTTGA
- a CDS encoding 30S ribosomal protein S4, translating into MSRYTGPKYKLSRRLGISLSGTGKELKRPYPPGQHGRTQRRKLSGYGLQLQEKQKLRHMYGLSERQFRNLFRRASRMPGVVGENFMILLESRLDNLVYRLGFAHSRAGARQLVNHGHVTVNGQKVDIPSYLVKPGDVIGLREKSRNLAVVKEALEDRAYLPDYLSYNEQTMEGTYLRLPERSELPSEINETLIVEFYSR; encoded by the coding sequence ATGTCACGCTATACAGGGCCAAAATATAAGCTAAGCCGCCGTCTTGGCATTTCATTGAGCGGTACAGGCAAAGAGTTGAAGCGTCCCTATCCTCCCGGCCAGCATGGCAGGACCCAACGCCGGAAGTTGAGCGGATACGGCTTGCAGCTGCAAGAAAAACAGAAGCTGCGCCATATGTACGGCCTGAGCGAAAGGCAATTCAGGAACCTCTTCCGCCGTGCCAGCAGGATGCCTGGCGTCGTCGGCGAGAACTTCATGATCCTATTGGAGTCCCGCCTGGACAACTTGGTCTACCGCCTGGGATTTGCACATAGCCGCGCAGGAGCGCGCCAATTGGTCAACCACGGACATGTCACGGTAAACGGCCAAAAGGTGGACATCCCTTCTTATCTTGTCAAGCCGGGCGATGTCATCGGCCTGCGTGAAAAAAGCCGCAACTTGGCCGTTGTCAAGGAGGCCCTGGAAGATCGGGCATACCTGCCTGATTACCTGAGCTACAATGAACAAACCATGGAAGGAACCTACCTGCGGCTTCCGGAACGCAGCGAATTGCCCTCTGAAATCAATGAAACCCTGATTGTCGAGTTCTATTCGCGTTAA
- a CDS encoding MFS transporter — translation MSVKVPREESGLEEKIWTRDFTLIFTANFLSFLGFQMLIPTLPLYVRELGGSDWLIGWVVGSFTFSALLIRPYAGHAIDIRGRKPILLAGMGLLVLSVSSFAFVGHLFLLLLMRMVQGVGWGLSTTASGTVATDLIPPRRRGEGLGYYGLSINLAMTVGPALGLAIVGWHHFPVLFLLSALLGLGALGLAASIRFQPLPSPSGRIQAASAAATRFAWDIVEKTALVPATLTLFITVTFGGISTFLPIYATEKGIAGIQWYFVLYAITLMVTRPLAGKLYDLKGHRAVFIPGTLLIIIAMLFLAWMNHTWMLLFASMLYGAGFGTIQPAMQAWAVQHAPPERKGMANATFFSSFDLGIGLGAIFFGLIAPIIGYSGIYLIGAGSVVLSIIGYLFFTTVNKKKTSGAAF, via the coding sequence ATGAGCGTCAAGGTGCCAAGGGAGGAGAGCGGCTTGGAAGAAAAGATATGGACACGGGATTTTACGTTAATCTTTACCGCCAATTTTCTGTCATTTCTCGGCTTTCAGATGTTGATTCCCACACTGCCTCTCTACGTTCGGGAGTTGGGCGGCAGCGACTGGCTCATCGGCTGGGTGGTGGGCAGTTTCACCTTTTCCGCGTTGCTGATCCGTCCCTATGCGGGACATGCGATTGACATCCGCGGCAGAAAGCCCATCCTGCTGGCAGGAATGGGGCTATTGGTCCTCTCCGTCAGCTCTTTTGCCTTTGTTGGCCATTTGTTCCTGCTCCTCCTGATGCGTATGGTCCAGGGAGTCGGTTGGGGGCTTTCCACCACCGCATCTGGAACCGTGGCCACCGACTTGATCCCGCCGCGACGCCGCGGCGAAGGGTTGGGCTACTACGGCCTGTCGATCAACCTGGCGATGACCGTCGGGCCGGCACTAGGACTTGCCATTGTCGGCTGGCACCACTTTCCGGTCCTTTTCCTGCTGTCTGCCCTTTTGGGATTGGGCGCACTGGGCTTGGCCGCCAGCATCCGCTTTCAGCCCCTGCCGTCACCGTCCGGCCGTATCCAGGCCGCCTCTGCGGCGGCAACAAGATTCGCCTGGGACATTGTCGAAAAAACAGCCCTGGTTCCGGCCACGCTCACCCTGTTCATCACAGTGACATTCGGAGGCATCTCCACCTTCCTGCCCATTTACGCTACGGAAAAAGGAATCGCTGGCATTCAGTGGTACTTCGTCCTCTATGCCATCACCCTGATGGTCACCCGTCCCCTGGCGGGAAAACTGTATGACCTCAAGGGGCACCGGGCCGTATTCATCCCCGGAACCCTCCTGATCATCATCGCGATGCTGTTTCTGGCCTGGATGAACCACACGTGGATGCTGCTGTTCGCCTCCATGCTCTATGGCGCCGGCTTTGGCACCATCCAACCGGCCATGCAAGCCTGGGCGGTACAACATGCGCCGCCCGAACGCAAGGGAATGGCCAACGCCACTTTTTTCTCCAGCTTTGACTTGGGGATAGGCCTTGGCGCCATCTTTTTCGGACTTATAGCACCCATCATCGGCTACAGCGGGATCTATCTGATCGGCGCCGGCTCGGTCGTCCTGTCCATCATCGGTTACCTGTTTTTTACCACCGTGAATAAAAAGAAAACCTCAGGGGCGGCGTTTTGA
- a CDS encoding cytochrome C biogenesis protein, with amino-acid sequence MLTSEVTIGLAFLAGVLSFVSPCMLPLYPSYLSYITGVSLEQIQQGGGGIWRQRQAMLHTLSFIAGFSVIFFALGLSASLIGQLFLQFQTWLQIIGGTVIILMGLLMMGFFSPSWLMHERRFQFRNRPLGYMGSMLIGVAFAAGWTPCIGPILTAVLMLGATNPSQGVWMIAVYVLGFSLPFFLMAFFLGKLRGLLRHSQIMMRVGGAVMILVGILLMTDQMSRITIWLIRLYGGFSGF; translated from the coding sequence ATGCTGACCTCGGAAGTAACCATCGGGCTAGCTTTTTTGGCGGGTGTGCTTTCTTTTGTTTCTCCCTGTATGTTGCCGCTTTATCCGTCTTACCTATCCTACATTACGGGAGTTTCATTGGAGCAGATTCAGCAGGGAGGGGGAGGGATATGGCGTCAACGGCAGGCCATGCTGCATACCTTGAGCTTCATCGCCGGCTTTTCCGTGATTTTTTTTGCGCTGGGACTGTCAGCCAGCTTGATTGGCCAGTTGTTTCTCCAGTTTCAGACGTGGCTGCAGATTATCGGCGGTACGGTCATCATTCTGATGGGGCTGTTGATGATGGGCTTTTTTAGCCCAAGCTGGCTGATGCATGAGCGGCGTTTTCAGTTTCGCAACCGGCCGCTTGGATATATGGGTTCGATGCTGATTGGCGTAGCTTTTGCTGCCGGGTGGACCCCCTGCATCGGACCGATTCTGACCGCGGTGCTGATGCTCGGAGCGACCAATCCCTCACAAGGCGTATGGATGATCGCGGTGTATGTGCTGGGATTTTCCCTGCCCTTTTTCCTGATGGCTTTTTTCCTTGGCAAGTTGAGGGGATTGTTGAGGCATTCTCAGATCATGATGCGGGTCGGCGGCGCGGTGATGATCCTGGTCGGGATTTTGCTGATGACCGATCAGATGTCGCGGATCACGATTTGGCTCATCCGGCTGTACGGCGGCTTTTCCGGATTTTAA
- a CDS encoding NADPH:quinone oxidoreductase: MKAVLVKEPGGPEQLMIGEFPRPKPREREILIRVKATAVNRADISQRQGKYPPPPGASPIMGLEVAGIVEAVGSACTRWKPGDKVFGLLPGGGYAEYAVMHEELAMPVLPGMTFEEAAAIAEVFLTAYQCLFWLGGLDKGQQVLIHAGASGVGTAAIQLVREAGGRSIVTAGSAEKLVACQKMGADVTINYKEGPFAEKVLAATGGRGADIILDFVGASYWKDNLAAIATEGRWIIISTLGGHEVPVLDLRRLMAKRITLVGTTLRSRSEDYKIRLTQAFASFALPLFEQGRLAPVIDSVFPWEEVAAAHRYMEENRNIGKIILKVG; this comes from the coding sequence ATGAAAGCTGTCTTAGTCAAAGAACCGGGCGGTCCGGAACAGTTGATGATCGGAGAATTTCCGCGTCCAAAACCGCGGGAACGGGAGATCCTGATCCGGGTGAAAGCGACGGCGGTGAACCGCGCGGACATCTCCCAGCGGCAGGGAAAATATCCGCCGCCGCCGGGAGCGTCGCCGATCATGGGCCTGGAAGTGGCAGGCATCGTGGAAGCGGTGGGAAGCGCCTGCACCCGCTGGAAACCGGGTGACAAGGTGTTCGGGCTCTTGCCGGGAGGCGGTTATGCCGAGTACGCCGTGATGCATGAGGAACTGGCGATGCCCGTTTTGCCGGGGATGACGTTTGAGGAAGCAGCGGCCATCGCGGAAGTGTTTTTGACCGCTTATCAGTGCCTGTTCTGGCTGGGGGGGCTGGATAAGGGACAACAGGTCCTCATCCATGCCGGTGCCAGCGGCGTGGGAACGGCAGCCATTCAGCTGGTGCGGGAGGCAGGAGGACGCTCCATCGTGACGGCCGGTTCTGCGGAAAAGCTGGTTGCCTGCCAGAAGATGGGTGCGGATGTGACCATCAATTACAAGGAAGGCCCGTTTGCGGAAAAGGTACTGGCAGCGACGGGAGGACGCGGTGCGGATATCATCCTGGATTTTGTCGGGGCCTCCTACTGGAAGGATAATCTGGCCGCGATTGCGACGGAGGGCCGGTGGATCATCATCAGCACGCTGGGTGGCCACGAGGTGCCGGTACTGGATCTGCGCCGCCTGATGGCGAAGCGGATTACCCTGGTCGGAACCACGTTGCGCTCGCGCAGCGAGGATTACAAGATCCGCTTGACGCAAGCGTTTGCTTCCTTTGCTTTGCCGCTGTTTGAACAGGGGAGATTGGCGCCGGTCATTGACAGCGTCTTTCCGTGGGAAGAGGTGGCCGCGGCGCACCGGTATATGGAGGAGAACCGGAACATCGGGAAAATCATCTTGAAGGTAGGTTAG